One window of Enterobacter sp. RHBSTW-00175 genomic DNA carries:
- a CDS encoding DUF1883 domain-containing protein has product MNFQHYSLNHRHKGDVVEISLQGNAANIRVMDDINFHRYKSRQRYQYLGGLATKSLTRIQIPNEGNWHVAVDLEGYRGNVRSSVRVL; this is encoded by the coding sequence ATGAACTTTCAGCATTATAGTTTAAATCATCGTCACAAGGGCGATGTGGTAGAAATCTCATTGCAAGGAAATGCCGCTAATATTCGGGTCATGGATGATATTAATTTCCATAGATATAAAAGCCGCCAGCGTTATCAATATCTGGGTGGGCTAGCTACGAAATCACTTACTCGGATTCAAATACCAAATGAAGGAAACTGGCATGTTGCTGTTGACCTTGAAGGTTACCGTGGTAATGTGCGCTCATCTGTAAGAGTACTGTGA